ttatattaataatattttgcaaCTTATTTTTTGGATGTTTATTCTCTTAAACTTGGTAAAATTTCCATTTACCCCCTTGAATATTGTGTTGCAACGAAttcaatttaatcattaaaaattCGTCAGAAGACATCAACCTCAacatgaaataaaaatgaaaggaaaCAAATTCAACAGTTACAATATGAAGGTTAAGCAAGTTCAATTGGATGAATACCAACAGATATCATCAGTTTACACATCTAATAGTGATTCTTCCTCAACTAGACATTGTCGACCACATTGGAAATCATCCATAAATAATGACAATATTAGAGAATaaatttttgattttgaagaaaaatttcaGCCCGATGGGTTTGTAGATTAGATATAAATTGTTGAGCTAGTGTTCGAGTATAATGAGGTACTCTAAGATAAGAAGGTAAAGATGAGATATCAATCGTATACAAGagatatttgttttaatttttaaaactaataaaaatatgatttaagcAACCCAATAATACAAACTAATATTTGAGTGAAAGAATGGGTactataaaattgatttgattccttaagaaaaaaaatgaattgataacTATAGACCCATTCAAAAAattagtagatttttttttaaataaaaaataaaaaattagatacGGGCAGCAATATATAATTTCTCAagtacaaattattttttattataatttctcAGAATGAACAttaatattcaattaataaaaacataataacaatGCTCGTCTTAGCTTATGGCCTAGTACGTTTTCCGATGGcactatttgttacatgtgttgtttgtattcaaaattgatggtatttttgaaagagaaaatgtcAGCTCAAAAGAgctaaaataaattgttttttttatatatggtATAGatttcttaaaatcaaattttttttttggaagatatTTCTCTAAATGAGTAGTAATATTCAATTAACAAGAACATAATAACAATGCTCACATAATGCGAGTTTAACAATGCTCATGCTCACATAATACATGTATGGGTCGGAATCCAAACTCCAaataatctatttatttatttcaaacgtaaatttttaatcactaaacaactgaagaaagaaacaaaaaacggTGAACCTTTCTTTCCGAGATGCTTCAActtctttttcttaaatttgGTGATTCAACAAATAAACCTGCCTAATTCTACCATATGAAAAAACCAAATCAAGCCAACATTAGATTCCATGCACCttctttcaaattattaatgatAATCATTACATCATCAAAAATACATGAGTCACAAAAGAAGAACTTGGATTCATAGATGCTTATCTTTTATCATTTGTTCACTGTGATTATGACTTTATTATGGCAAGTTAGGATCCAAATTAGGAATGCAAAATGCCCTCACTTTCAAAAGCTAGTCCTCATTTAACACGTACCACACAATCATAGCCTATATAATTCCAAATCATGGGGAACACAAATTTGTACATTCAGCATTTTGGGCCACATAACATAACAAGTGGACCTATTACAAGGTAGTTAAATGCCAAAGCatatcatacaaaaaaaaaaacaactctatcatttcaaatcttattcttcTACCTTATATTCTTCCAGGCCACTAGTATTTTGTTGCTGAAACACTTACACATTATCTCCAACAGAACATACAACATGGTATTCATTTCATCTTGTACAATTTTTGTACttgttcaaagttcaaacctTGAAACTTTGTTAatgacttaattttttttgtataggtTCTTGTTGCAagcaatggagagaaaaaaggCACAGAAGACAATGCTGCGGTCGATTTTCGAGGTCATCCGGCTGACAAAACAAAATCCGGAGGATGGCTAGCAGCAGGACTAATCTTAGGTATTTTTCAATCCATAGAAAGTTTTTTAAGTCTCAATTTTATTTGGTTCcatcaaaatcatcatgtataatttttttttgtgcaggTACTGAACTTGCTGAAAGAATATGTGTTATGGGAATTTCCATGAACTTAGTGACATACTTGGTTGGAGATTTACATCTCCATTCAGCTAGTTCTGCTACCATAGTTACCAACTTTATGGGAACTCTCAACTTGCTTGGCCTTCTTGGTGGTTTTCTAGCTGATGCAAAACTTGGCAGATACTTAACTGTTGCCATATCTGCAACCATAGCTACAGTGGTAAAATTTTCAagctttgaatatttttataaactagTATGTATATCcctatttttattgaatttattaGCACACACTTTTCTAATTCTGTGGAAGTTGTAttcacaattattattattaattaatctaGTACTAATGACCATTTTTAGAACTGTCTCCGAGGGGATTTGAACTCCATCACTTGAGGTTACGAGATTATGTTCTTACCACTAAGCCGATATCTCTTAAACAAAAGTGGTATTCATAAATTCATGCAAATAACATAttaagaaaatagaagaaattgaaAGTAACTGCATGTGTTTCTATCGTGTCGGACACCAGACACGCTTTTAACCTGAAGTGCTGTTACTTTCTACTTTTTTTGACACTTGTTGTGTTGCAACAGGGTGTGTGTATGTTAACTTTAGCTACAACAATTCCTAGCATGACACCTCCACCATGCAGTGAAGTAAGAAGACAACACCATCAATGCATTCAAGCAAGTGGCAAACAGTTATCACTTCTCTTTGCAGCACTTTATACAATAGCTTTAGGTGGTGGAGGAATAAAATCCAATGTGTCAGGATTTGGATCTGATCAATTTGACACAAATGATCCAAAGGAAGAGAAgaatatgatatttttcttcaatagaTTCTACTTTTTTATAAGTATTGGATCCTTGTTTTCAGTTGTTGTATTGGTTTATGTTCAAGACAATATAGGAAGAGGTTGGGGATATGGAATTTCAGCAGGGACAATGTTGGTAGCAGTTGGTATTTTGCTTTGTGGTACTCCATTGTATAGATTCAAGAAACCTCAAGGAAGTCCTTTAACTATTATTTGGAGGGTTTTGTTTTTGGCTTGGAAGAAGAGGACTCTTCCTATTCCTTCTGATCCTACCTTACTCAATGGTTATCTTGAAGCTAAGGTCACATATACAGACAAATTCAGGTATTTGTCATCATTCTTGTAAAAGCTGTGAATAGTAGTGTTAGTTAGGACTTCAATTATTGCACACTAACTAATCACTTTTAACTGATTTATCATTATTGGGGGTAGCCAAAgtgtttttttacttttcagaaattatgTTATCTTTTTATGACTCATTTCTAGAAAAAGACATACTATAATTGATTGATCAGCAATCtatcaaaaatatcttaaaagaTGCTCCACAAATATTCTGTCTTGCTTTGGTCACTTGTGCATAAGTGTGTCAATTTTGGTCTAGTTAGCAATCCCTGTCAGTCTTTTGAATTGTATTGTATAGTATTCTTTTGGTATAATGGAGAATCATATCTGATTTTTTCTGACTCTTCTATGGCATCTAGAATTGTATCTTGCAACTATTTATGTGATTAATTCATTCTTCTCAAGTTAGCACCTAGCTTAAGACCATAGCACTTGCTGGCATATCCCTCCAATGTCTTTGGACTAATATTTTCGGATGGTTACATGGAACGTAATGGTCGTTGAACAACTCTCTCTAAGAGACTTTGAACTTTATCGTTTGAGATTATAAGTCAGATTCTTAACACTAAATTGACACCTCATCATAGACTCGGTTGCATGGTCCAATGTTGATATATTATCGTAGATGATAGGCAATAATTGAAATAGAATCTTATAGGGTATCAAAAGCAAAAATTACCATAATTTCGAGGAATCATTTATAGACATAGTGTCCTTCATATTCATAATCTAGAAAATGGTAAACCAAAAGAAATAAGGAATAGAGATTTAATCTATCTTCATTGGAATTTTGTATGACAGGTCCCTTGACAAAGCAGCAATCCTAGATGAAACAAAGTCAAAAGACGGAAACAACGAAAATCCATGGTTAGTTTCAACAATGACTCAAGTTGAGGAAGTTAAGATGGTAATTAAACTCCTTCCCATTTGGTCAACATGCATACTCTTTTGGACAGTTTATTCACAAATGAACACCTTCACAATTGAGCAAGCTACATTCATGAACAGAAAAGTTGGATCACTAGAGATTCCAGCAGGATCCTTGTCAGCTTTTCTCTTCATTACAATTCTCCTCTTCACTTCCctaaatgaaaaaataactgTACCATTAGCAAGAAAAGTCACTCACAATGCTCAAGGACTCACAAGTCTTCAAAGAGTTGGAATTGGACTTATTTTCTCTATTGTTGCAATGGTTGTTTCTGCTATtgttgagaaagaaagaagggACAATGCAGTTAAAAAACAAACTGTAATAAGTGCTTTTTGGCTTGTGCCTCAGTTTTTTCTAGTTGGTGCTGGAGAAGCTTTTGCTTATGTTGGACAGCTAGAATTTTTCATAAGGGAAGCACCTGAGAGGATGAAATCTATGAGTACTGGTCTTTTTCTATGTACACTTTCAATGGGATATTTTGTTAGTAGTTTATTGGTTTCAATTGTGGACAAAGTAAGCAAGAAAAGATGGTTGAAGAGTAATCTTGATAAGGGTAAGTTAGATTACTTCTATTGGTTACTAGCAATTCTTGGAGTGCTGAATTTTGTACTTTTTCTTGTCTTATCAATGAGGCATCAATACAAAGTTCAACACAACAATATTGAGAGTAATGACAATGTAGAGAAAGAGCTTGTGCTTGTGAATGAAGTCAAAGTTGGAATTGATGGGAAGGAAGAAGTATAGAGAATCATTTTGTTTGGCATTATAGATTGTGCAGGAGGTAAATATAATGCCTCAtgtttgttgattttgagtGATTTGTagaacattattttttacaagaTGATTGTTATGTACTATTAAGTGTTGACAAATAGATATTTagtatgtgtttggtttggaagtaggttgaacaataaatttttaGAATTATAACTAGGTGGTTTCAGATCATCGTTAGCAGCACTCAGTGAGGACTTCGGCTTATCCCCATCTTTCTCACCATCTTTATCATCAACCCGCTATTCATCCCTCTCATcatcccaacgtaaaaattatgtttgaaaAGACTATAATTCTAACTTTAAGTTAGAATCATTtacagaagaaaaataaattaattccaATTAAGAactcttaaaaataaatcaatgagTGTGTTTGGATAGAAGAATGTTTTGAGGTAATGCGATGTTTTGaggaaattcaaatatttttatgtgaattccattgtttggataatagcatggagaattttcaaaatgattgaatttttccttaaaaaaaaaggctaaaatatggttttagtccctgtaaaaaaaaaaattgttttt
Above is a genomic segment from Medicago truncatula cultivar Jemalong A17 chromosome 5, MtrunA17r5.0-ANR, whole genome shotgun sequence containing:
- the LOC11431351 gene encoding protein NRT1/ PTR FAMILY 6.4, giving the protein MVLVASNGEKKGTEDNAAVDFRGHPADKTKSGGWLAAGLILGTELAERICVMGISMNLVTYLVGDLHLHSASSATIVTNFMGTLNLLGLLGGFLADAKLGRYLTVAISATIATVGVCMLTLATTIPSMTPPPCSEVRRQHHQCIQASGKQLSLLFAALYTIALGGGGIKSNVSGFGSDQFDTNDPKEEKNMIFFFNRFYFFISIGSLFSVVVLVYVQDNIGRGWGYGISAGTMLVAVGILLCGTPLYRFKKPQGSPLTIIWRVLFLAWKKRTLPIPSDPTLLNGYLEAKVTYTDKFRSLDKAAILDETKSKDGNNENPWLVSTMTQVEEVKMVIKLLPIWSTCILFWTVYSQMNTFTIEQATFMNRKVGSLEIPAGSLSAFLFITILLFTSLNEKITVPLARKVTHNAQGLTSLQRVGIGLIFSIVAMVVSAIVEKERRDNAVKKQTVISAFWLVPQFFLVGAGEAFAYVGQLEFFIREAPERMKSMSTGLFLCTLSMGYFVSSLLVSIVDKVSKKRWLKSNLDKGKLDYFYWLLAILGVLNFVLFLVLSMRHQYKVQHNNIESNDNVEKELVLVNEVKVGIDGKEEV